A stretch of DNA from Trichomycterus rosablanca isolate fTriRos1 chromosome 1, fTriRos1.hap1, whole genome shotgun sequence:
ctcagcctttccctTCCCCCATTCAGTCttgatttctctctctctttcccttACTCTTTCCATTGGCAGTGCAAGATGAAGCCTGTTATTTTTAGGCTTGTGCATCCATGTTATCTGCCTTGTTCTTTTCAACGCCTCAGAGAGCGGGTGGCCGTTGGGCCTGCGTGACCTTCCACTCGCCTTGTCTCACTCATCCCAGAAAATCCTCCCATTTGGCCAGGACCAGCTGCCATTTTGTGCATCCAGAGTAGTCATTAAGATTTACATGCGGACCCTCGTGTGTTTACGCAGACAGAGACGGAAAAGAAACACACTAGTGTCTCCTGACGTGGGTGGAGAGAACGAGAGATGTCCAGGGAccatcactcatttatttaaagtgctgctgttGTGTCAGTCTACTTCCTTCACCCTGTACATCGCCTGCCTCTCACCTTCCCTGTCCTAAGTAAATTAAGTTCTTCTTTAGAAACAACACTTTTGGTCTGTCAGTCTAATGTTGGCTGGCTAAAATCTGGTAGCCCCATTTCTGCTGGTTCCTGATAGTTTTAttgtatgagggatcttcaaaaagtttccgcacttttatatgttGGTTGGAAAtgatgagggtgggaggagtagtaattggtcgtgactgagagacgcttattgTCCGGATTTAGCtacatctgatttccaccttttcggACGCTCAAAGAATCTTCATGGGGAGGAaggttttcatgtgatgatgatgtaaaagcaacggtgcatcagtggctacgcactcaaccaaaaacattttttgctgatggcattaaaaagttggtatgacgctgggaacATGGTGCAAACTGGTACGACAGGTGAAACAAAGCATCTGTGTAAGTTTGTACATGTTTTTATCAACAGTAAAGAAGTTGCAGAAATTTCTGGCAAGTACTGATTGATTATTACATGTGACAGCAAGCTCTGGTAAATCTAGACTGTGGGGTAGGGTGTCAAGAAAACATCAATGACCGgctacattttgcaaaaacTTACATTAAGTCTGCCAAAAGCATTTGGGACAATgtgttatggtctgatgagacagaGGTTGACCTTTTTGGTTACAATTTTAACAGGTATGAATTTCACCATTCAGCACAACAACGCTTTGGAGTGTTTTGgaaagttttggaatggcccgGCCAGAGCTCAGACCTGCATCCAATTCCAAATCTGTGGGGTGACAAAGATATGCTCGCAATCTGACAGATTTAGAGCACTTTTGCAAAGAACAGTTGGGCAAAGACTGCCAAATCAAGATGAGCCATGCTGATAACACTGAATGCTGTCattcaacccccccccccctttcagATTTTAGTTTGTTGTTCAGTTGGATTGTACAGATTAGCTCTGTCTCCTAAaaatttgtttctacactcactgtccattttatcagcttcacttaccatatagaagcactttgtagttctacaattactgactgtagtccatatgtttctctgcatgctttgttagccccctttcatgctgttctttaatggtcaggactctcccaggaccactacagagcaggtattatttgggtgttggcggattctcagcactgcagtgacactgacatggtggtggtgtgttagtgtttattgtgctggtatgagtggataagacacagcaatgctttaaacacctcactgtccctgctggactgagaatagtccaccaaccaaaaatatatccagccaacagcgcaccatGGGCAgaatcctgtgaccactgatgaagatctagaagatgaccaacttaaacagcagcaatagatgagcgatcgtctctgactttacatctacaaggtggaccaactaggtaggagtgtctaatagactggacagtgagtggacacggtatttataaactccagcagcgctgctgtgtcttatccactcataccagcacaacacacactaacacaccaccaccatgtcattgtcactgcagtgctgagaatgatccaccacctaaataatacctgctctgtggtggtcctgtgggggtcctgaccattgaagaacagcatgaaagagggctaacaaagcatgcagagaaacagatggactacagtcagtaattgcagaacttcaaagtgcttctatatggtaagtggagctgataaaatggacagtgagtgtagaaacaaggaggtggttttaatgttatggctgatcagtgtaaatcacatattctttattttactgcattttacaactcGTCTGTCAATGCAGTTTGTATTATTTCTTGTATTTTAAATGCAAGTCAGTTGTTCACTGTTGATTAGATGCCTTCAATTCCAGCAATCAGTCAGTGAAATAAAAAGCCTCTGAGTAAATCCTGTGTCGCAGGTCATGGTGCTTTAACAGGAAGAGCTGTCACATCAGCTTAACAGGGTACACCAAACATGCCAATGTTCTCctgctttaaaataaatatttgcatACATCTGATTTATGTCCCTTTAACACTCCTACGTCTCCAGTTTTTCTCTTTTCAGTCAGCACCACACATTCTGCCAAGTGGCCAATGACATAAAAAACAAGGGCTTTTATAAAGTCAGACTGATGGGAaagataaagtaaaaataaatacaatgtaaAAAATAGGCTTAACCAAAGCAGCTATAAAACCATCATTACCACCCGCAGCAGGCTGAATGAAGGTCCATAATGAGCACTTGAAAAGTCTGAAGGCTGATCCTAAACATGGTGGAAACATCTGTCCATAAAAGGTGTGCTGTAATTTTGTCATCTGTATAAATGGAGAGAGGCCTGTTTAATAATCATTTAACAGAAGTACAGGTTCTTAAGTCCTAAACAATAtttctgaaaatgctttttaattcatttttaaatgattaattatGGGAACCTGGTTTTGGTATGGGGCAGTGGTCgctcagtggtgaaggtactggaccagtgatcagaaggctgccagttcagtccagtaccgtaactaGGAGCTATATATataggtctagtaacgttaagaaagttacacagattcccaaaatcccatgctgtgcactcactgtatattttgattacatgtattctgatatttcattgtctttcagttattttaatattttacttaacaaaaatattgttgtGTTTTAACTTTCgttatcgccgcactttaccgctagtagtggtgtgcgatactgcaaaatttggtatcgatccgataccaagtaaatacagggccagtatcgccgatatcgatccgataccaattctttttaatgattaaggtagatgcataaTGAAATTGATAAATCTGAAGGAATTTTCATGacatttaagtgtattattgtaatacataaattttttgtaagtagctgctctcagtagggttgtaaataaattcagttgtttaaagcggtccgatttcttgtttctggtgctttactttctcacaacgttaccatcatggcgtatcaccaccaagcggctactactactacatatgctactattgctactactactattactactaatactactacatatgctactattgctactactactactacatatgctactattgctactactactactactactactactactactacatatgctactattgctactactactactactactactactactactactactacatatgctactattgctactactactactactactactacatatgctactattgctactactactactactactactacatatgctactattgctactactactactactactactactactactacatatgctactattgctactactactactactactactactactacatatgctactattgctactactactactactactactacatatgctactattgctactactactactacctgctactactactactactacatatgctactattgctactactactactacctgctactactactactaataataataataataatgttcccCTCCCTAAACCAAGTCATTTTGCACGTTTGGCAAAGGCTATTTGGTAGTGGCTTTATTGTTAGGTTTAGAAAATTACAGATGATTAATATCATGTACACTCAGTACTTACAATTTTACAATTCTAGGTCCACTTTCAGTAGTCACCCAATTCATAAACAAGAAAACAGTGTCATACCCgcactttttatatatttaaaacacaCCGGTTTGACTTAACCCTTGTGTTTTGTTAAGATTGATTTTACCTTGTTTTTTTGGGTTCCCAGATACCCCCGTGTTGTgtgagtaaaataaaatgacatcaAGTTCACAATTAACCAAATTACTGGAAAGAGAGAGATTGGAGATCATGAGTATTCAGTTTAGGTTTGTGCCCGTTccttttacacactgaaatttctccagattccttgattcctttaatgatattatgcactgtacagGGAGAAATATATTGTATGACATTAAGTTGACAATTAACCAAATTAATTAACCAAAGAGATCCGAGAACCGAGAGATGGAAGATTTtggtaagggtgtgtgtgtgtgtgtgtgtgagagagagagagagagagagagagagggagagagagctgTACCACACCAGAAACAGAAACTAAAACATATGACAATCTATTAATCCTTTAATCATGTATCATGTAATCTTGCTGGGGTCTCTGAAACTCCAAACAAGAGATGTATAGATTAGGGggtatttggaacacagtgaatataaaaatattgtttatttgcagCTTCCATAAAATTAGGAAAAGTCATAAAGTATCGAACTGATTAAAAAGGACCCCAAACAGAACATGAGAGTAAAACTGTTAAACTGTTTATGGTAAAGTAGCTCCATCGTTCAAAGCCTGAATTCGTCTAAAACGTCTCTATTAAAACGCATTAAACCACACACAAAATTAAGTTACAGAGTATTTCTTACATTTCTACAAAACGTCTAACCAGATTTTATCCAGAAAAAGTTTCAATCACAGCAAATGACACGAAATTATGATTGTTTATATATGTAGGACAGCACTCCTACAGTTCTGTTAATGTCCATGATACACAATGATCCAACTTTCTGAGGCAACATTACCAGTaatcttttacattttattacaatacTGAAACTGACAGGTAagcctttattctatttttgtttAGCTAAACAGATTATTtctattacaaaataaattagaTTTGAATACAGAAAATTAACATAATCTATATCCAAATTACAATAGTGTAAGATGCAGCTTTTGTTTGAATTAAGGTTactagataataataataataaacaatgtctGTTGGGatagcttttttatttaatttttaaattaaattacttaAAATTAAGTTAGAATTAAACTCAACTTTAAACCCCCGTGATCAAATTAGATTTTGTTAAATATTACGacacaaaatagaataaagttagatcaagaacaaataaataactgtaTGAGATCCCAAAACAGAAATATGCAAAATGAAATACCCTTTTTTTAATATACGTGAATTGTCCTTTGGAACGTAACCTTTACATAATTTGGCAAAAAACGCCccctttaatattgttttatagatatttgcacaatatgtatatatatatatatatatatatatatatatatatatatatatatatatatatatatatatattgcaccTTACTCTTTTATATATCTGCTGCTATAAAAACCctgctaactgtatatcagaatatgtttttttttttttacctcacctatcatttactcagtaccatgtaccggtcaacactacacttgtctttagtcttgtctcccttaattacttttttagattagaaatatattttgtatttattgtaatgttgtttatctgcactgtgtatattgtattgtcttgcactttttgttatATGTTGCACCCTGCTTCTGAAGgaatattgttttgttttattatgtacttgtatatagctgaaatgacaataaagcctctcttgtaCTCTCTTGAACTCATACTGTAGTGGATGGATTGGTTTTAAACTTTCATTAACAAATAAGGTGTCAATAATAGTTTAAGGGGAATGTCGTTCTGCTTCATAGAGGGTGTACCTTCCTCAATGTGTTTTGGACTTTTTGCCGGTATCTTTATTGTTTGGTTCAGAAAATTACAGATGATTAATagcatgtacagtcagtacttaCAACATCAGAATTTTAGGTCCACTTTCAGTAGTCACCCAATTCATAATTAATCTGTCGTTTTTTACCTACAATTAAGGGTGTTTAAGAATAATTTCAGGAGTAAAATGAATACGTTCTGCTTCATAAGGGGTGTACCTTCCTTAATAATTCATACGTTTTTTTCAGTAATTTAAAACCTCAAAGAGTTTTTTTTCCCAACCCTGATTTAGGCTATGTCTAAATTATGAAGTGTTCTACATGTCCATATGGTTAAAACAAGATTTGCTGGTTGTGTTGCCTTAGAAAAGAAAGTTTTTATTCGTGTATCAACCTTGTAGGTGTTTGGTTCACCAGGCCCTGATACCATGTAACGATGAAACTCCACCGCTGGTTTGAAAGGGCGCCTGTACGGTACTCAGATCCCCCACTCCAAAATTCACATAATTCCCGTTAGACGGTGAGGGCTGGACTGCAGGCACACTAGCACTCGCCGTGTAGTTACAGGTGTAGTTCGTGTTCCCTGTAGCCGCACTGGGGAAGTTAACGTTGCTGAAAGCGGGGTAGGTGTTATAGGAAAAGTGGTTCATGCCCATGTTGTAGTTATAGGCGGACGCAGCGTCTCCCAAACAGCGCTTGCCGTCGCGCACCAGCACGGGCACGGACACGCGCCTCGGCGGACCCGCGCCCACCATTTCCAGCGTCTGGTCTTGGCGCTGGCGCTTGCATTTATAACGCCGGTTCTGAAACCAGATCTTCACCTGGGTGGGGGTTAGTTTGAGTACATGGGCCAGGTGATCCCTCTCGGGTGCAGATAGGTACTTTTGCTGCTTGAAGCGTCTCTCCAGCTCGTACACCTGCGCCTGAGAGAAGAGTACCCGCGGCTTCCTGCGCTTCTTCTGCCCCGGCCGGTCCGCTTCATCCGGCTTCTGACGCTCCTCCTGGCAACGCACCTTACCTGAAATCACCCAGATGCATTAGTTAATGAGGGTGGGGGTAGCAGCTGTAGACATGGCTGGAtaactgaccgggccagtggggccagcgcccaggggcccttgaggtcagggggccccaggggggccctggcccaaaacattttgcaactctttgcccaggggcccagactatccttaatccgtccttggctgTAGATAGCtacttttttcatttatttatttggattttaacatcatgttttccaCTTGGGTTACACTCatggcaggacaggtagttacaggttagaCATGATTCTTCAATTCAAGTTCAGTGTCAcaagcaattttgtatctccagttcacctaactTACATGCTGTTGGACTGTTACATGCCttggactg
This window harbors:
- the nkx2.5 gene encoding homeobox protein Nkx-2.5 — encoded protein: MFSNQLSSTPFSVRDILNLEQNHEDMVSLEMSLPTSSCMMFKSEPFADVVNVGALFSPEDEQDAKADRSANSDFSPGFYGKSFLEMDLAKDVKHETLDTKERKGKVRCQEERQKPDEADRPGQKKRRKPRVLFSQAQVYELERRFKQQKYLSAPERDHLAHVLKLTPTQVKIWFQNRRYKCKRQRQDQTLEMVGAGPPRRVSVPVLVRDGKRCLGDAASAYNYNMGMNHFSYNTYPAFSNVNFPSAATGNTNYTCNYTASASVPAVQPSPSNGNYVNFGVGDLSTVQAPFQTSGGVSSLHGIRAW